GGATGCGGACGGAGAATTCAGTATTAAGGTGATGCCCGAATGATTGTCGGATTGGAAGGAATTATTGAACACAAGGAGCCCTCGCTGGTACACTTGAACGTCAACAGCGTGATTTACGAGATTTTTATATCGCTTCATACGTTCAGCTCGATCAACCATGACCGGGCACGGCTGCACATCAGCCACATCATCCGCGAAGATGCCCAGCAACTGTACGGATTTGCCCAAAAAAGCGAAAAAATCCTTTTTGAGGGGATGCTCAAAATCAACGGAATCGGTCCGAAAGCTTCCCTTGCAATCTGTTCGACCTTTACGCCGGAGCAGTTTGCGGGTATTATTTCATCCAAAGATATCAACGCGCTCAAAAAAGTTCCCGGTATCGGTCCCAAAAGTGCGGGACGGATTATGGTGGAACTGGCCGGTTTCGACGCCGTGCTGCTGGGCAACACAACGACGGGGAATACCGCGGTGAGCGAGGCGACGATGGCACTGGAGTCTTTGGGCTTCAAAAAAGAACAGATCGCCAAAGCACTGAGCGGATCGGTTGCGAACGATACCGCGACGCTGGTCAAAGAGGCGTTGAAACAGCTTCAAAAACTTTAACACTAAAGGAATATCCATTGAAATTAGCCATCCTTTTCGGCGGAGCCAGTTATGAGCATGAAATCAGCATCGTCAGCGCCATTACGGTCAAAGAGAAACTCGGGGCGTTCGATCTGCGGTTCATTTTTTGCGATCAGGACCATACGTTTTATCTGATCGAACCTTCCAAAATGAAAGCGGTCACGTTTTCGCGCGGCGAACACCGCAAGATGCCCAAACTGACCATGACCAACGGCGGCTTTGAGCAGCGCTCCTTGTTCGGATCGACCAAACACGATATGCCGGTACTCAACCTGATCCACGGCGGAGACGGCGAAGACGGCACTCTCGCGGCGATGCTCGATTTCTATGCGATCCCTTTCATCGGCCCCCGCAAAGAGGCTTCGATGCTCAGTTTCGACAAAGTGTACACCAAGTGGCTGGCGGCGTCGTTGGGGGTGAAGACACTCCCATACGAAATTCTTCGCAAAGAGGGGACGCGCACCGTTTCGACTCCGTATCCTTTCATCGTCAAACCCGCACGGCTTGGAAGTTCCATCGGGGTGAGCGTCGTACGCGAAGCGGGCGAGCTCGATTATGCCCTTGACGTTGCGTTCGAGTTTGACGATACCGTTTTGGTCGAACCGTTCATCGCGGGGGTCAAAGAGTACAACCTCGCCGGTTTTGCCGCTCGCGGCGAGATCACTTATTCGATCGTCGAAGAGCCCCAAAAAGCCGATTTCCTCGATTTCGAGAAAAAATACCTCGATTTTTCCCGCAGCGGCACGGTAGCCGAAGCGGACGTCCACGAAAAACTCGTTTCACATCTGCGCGAAGCATTTGCCGCCATTTATCTTCCTTTGTTCGAAGGGGCGCTGATACGCTGCGATTTCTTCGAGATCGAGGGGGAAGTGTATCTCAACGAGATCAACCCGATCCCCGGATCGATGGCCAACTACCTGTTCGACGATTTCCAGGGTGCGGTGCAAAAACTCCTCGGATCCCTCCCGGACAAACGCGCGATCCGGGTCAAATACGATTACATCCACTCGATTTCTCAGGCCAAAGGGAAATAAGTGGCGCTCAAGTCGGTCCAGTATAAAAATCACACTTTTTCGATCAGTTACGAGATCCTCAACCCGTCTTCCCACTACGATATTATCTTTCTGCACGGGTGGGGATCGCACAAAAATCTGATGAAGCACGCCTTCGGCAGCCATTTGCGCCAGTTCCGGCACGTTTACATCGACATGCCGGGATTCGGAAACAGCACCTGTAATATGCCTCTGGATACCGAAGATTACGCCAACATCCTCGAATCGTTCATTTCGCAGATCAACGTTACCAAAACGATCATCGTCGGTCACTCTTTCGGCGGGAAAGTGGCGACCCTGCTGAATCCCGATCTGCTCGTGCTCGTCGCGTCGGCCGGAATCCCGGTCCCCAAGCCTTTTAAAGTGCGGGCGAAGATCGCCCTTTTCAAACTGCTCAAATTTACCGGACTAGCGAAACTTCGCCGTTTCTTTGTCGCACCCGACGCGCAGGGGCTCTCCGAACCGATGTACGAAACGTTCAAACGGGTCGTCAACGAAGATTTCACCGACGCTTTCCGTGCTTTCGGCGGCAGGGCGCTCCTCTGCTTCGGACGCCAGGATACGGCGACGCCGCTATGGACGGCCCATCGGATCGCCGCGCTGATTCCGCACTCGAAAGTCGTGGAGTATGACGGGGATCACTACTTTTTCCTCGAACAGAGCGCGACGGTCTCCAAAGAGATCGAAACGACATTTTTGAAAACACTGGAGCATTGACGCACAATGGATACGTTACACCTTCTGGACTTCGTCACCAATTTTTTCTTCGTTATGGCGCTGGGATGGTATCTGATTACCAATCTCCAGTGGTACGACTACAAAATCGAGCGGGTCATTTTCCGCCACCACAAGAGCTGGTGGCACGTCGTCTATTTTCTGGTGCCGTTTGTGCTGTATTACACGGTACCGGCCTATTTCAGTGCGATTTTCTTCCTGATCGTCCTCCCCGCACTGATCCTCTGGCACCGCAAACTTGACAAGAAACTGGTTCTGACCTGGCGCGTCAAGCGGTTTTTGATCCTGCTGGGGTCATTGACGCTGTTTTTGAACCTGATGATCGCGCTCAAGGGGTGGGGTGAAACCTACAGCGTCCTGATGCCTCTTGCGGCGGCGTACCTGCTCTCTACAGGGGTTGAAAAGTTCCTTTTTCTCGCCTATAAAAAACAGGCCAAGCAGAAAATCGCGTCGATGCGGGATCTCACCATCGTCTGTGTGACGGGAAGTTACGGGAAAACATCGATGAAAAATTTCATTGCGCAGGTACTGGGAACCAAGTTCAACGTCTACGCCACGCCGCGCAGCGTGAACACCCTCGGCGGGATTATCCGCGACGTCAACGAGTCGCTTCCGTCGGATGCCCAGGTATACGTATGCGAAGCGGGGGCGCGCGAAGTGGGGGACATCTACGCCATCGCGCAGCTGCTCCACCCCCAGATCGTGGTCGTCGGAAAAGTGGGACCGCAGCACCTGGAGTATTTCAAAACCCTTGATCGGATCAAGCGGACCAAACTTGAGATCATCCACTCCGACCGTCTCAAACGGGCGTTCGTCCACACGTCGGTTACCGACGAACCGCACGACAAAGTGACGTTTTTCGGGGACGACATCCAAAACCTCGACGCAACGCTGGAGGGGACCGGTTTTGAGATGGAACTCGGCGGCGAAACGGTCCGTTTCCATACTTCGGTGCTGGGGGGATTCCAGACGATCAACATTAACGCGGCGATCCTGATCGCGCAGGAAATGGGAATGAGCAGCGAGGAGATCGTCCGGGCCGTCAACGGCCTCAAAAGCGTCGAGCACCGTCTTGAGCGGATCGACGCGGGGGGAAAAATCATCCTTGATGACGGGTACAACGGCAACATCGACGGGATGCTCGAGGGGATCCGGCTCTGTTCGCTTCATCCGGGGCGTAAAGTGATCGTCACCCCGGGACTGGTCGAAAGTACCGCAGAGTTGAACGCGCAGCTGATCCGCGCGATCAACGACGTGTTCGATATCGCCATCATCACCGGCCAGCTCAATGCCGCGCAGTTTGATAAAGAACTTCAGGTACCGCAGAAAATCATGCTGGCCGACAAATCGCAGATGGTCAAAACCCTCGGGGAAGTGACGCGTTCGGGAGACATCATCCTTTTTGCCAACGAC
The DNA window shown above is from Campylobacterota bacterium and carries:
- the ruvA gene encoding Holliday junction branch migration protein RuvA; the protein is MIVGLEGIIEHKEPSLVHLNVNSVIYEIFISLHTFSSINHDRARLHISHIIREDAQQLYGFAQKSEKILFEGMLKINGIGPKASLAICSTFTPEQFAGIISSKDINALKKVPGIGPKSAGRIMVELAGFDAVLLGNTTTGNTAVSEATMALESLGFKKEQIAKALSGSVANDTATLVKEALKQLQKL
- a CDS encoding D-alanine--D-alanine ligase codes for the protein MKLAILFGGASYEHEISIVSAITVKEKLGAFDLRFIFCDQDHTFYLIEPSKMKAVTFSRGEHRKMPKLTMTNGGFEQRSLFGSTKHDMPVLNLIHGGDGEDGTLAAMLDFYAIPFIGPRKEASMLSFDKVYTKWLAASLGVKTLPYEILRKEGTRTVSTPYPFIVKPARLGSSIGVSVVREAGELDYALDVAFEFDDTVLVEPFIAGVKEYNLAGFAARGEITYSIVEEPQKADFLDFEKKYLDFSRSGTVAEADVHEKLVSHLREAFAAIYLPLFEGALIRCDFFEIEGEVYLNEINPIPGSMANYLFDDFQGAVQKLLGSLPDKRAIRVKYDYIHSISQAKGK
- a CDS encoding alpha/beta hydrolase, whose amino-acid sequence is MALKSVQYKNHTFSISYEILNPSSHYDIIFLHGWGSHKNLMKHAFGSHLRQFRHVYIDMPGFGNSTCNMPLDTEDYANILESFISQINVTKTIIVGHSFGGKVATLLNPDLLVLVASAGIPVPKPFKVRAKIALFKLLKFTGLAKLRRFFVAPDAQGLSEPMYETFKRVVNEDFTDAFRAFGGRALLCFGRQDTATPLWTAHRIAALIPHSKVVEYDGDHYFFLEQSATVSKEIETTFLKTLEH
- a CDS encoding Mur ligase family protein, which gives rise to MDTLHLLDFVTNFFFVMALGWYLITNLQWYDYKIERVIFRHHKSWWHVVYFLVPFVLYYTVPAYFSAIFFLIVLPALILWHRKLDKKLVLTWRVKRFLILLGSLTLFLNLMIALKGWGETYSVLMPLAAAYLLSTGVEKFLFLAYKKQAKQKIASMRDLTIVCVTGSYGKTSMKNFIAQVLGTKFNVYATPRSVNTLGGIIRDVNESLPSDAQVYVCEAGAREVGDIYAIAQLLHPQIVVVGKVGPQHLEYFKTLDRIKRTKLEIIHSDRLKRAFVHTSVTDEPHDKVTFFGDDIQNLDATLEGTGFEMELGGETVRFHTSVLGGFQTININAAILIAQEMGMSSEEIVRAVNGLKSVEHRLERIDAGGKIILDDGYNGNIDGMLEGIRLCSLHPGRKVIVTPGLVESTAELNAQLIRAINDVFDIAIITGQLNAAQFDKELQVPQKIMLADKSQMVKTLGEVTRSGDIILFANDAPNFI